The following coding sequences are from one Thermoanaerobaculia bacterium window:
- a CDS encoding electron transfer flavoprotein subunit beta/FixA family protein: protein MNSIVCIAYVPDTETKIRVAADGKSIDESDVKWIVSPYDEYALEEAIKTKESKGAGAVTVLSLGPERAKTGIRECLARGADDGIWIDSKGDALDALGVARNIAAAVKDLPRDVVWFGQKGVGFDESLVGPMVAELLGVPHVANVVKFEAGDGKVVCEREIEGAHEHVEAPLPCVITAQKGLNEPRYASLKGIMAAKKKPIQERAAETFAPKTTLTRLELPPPPKPCHFIPGGDPKSSAEGAAADPAGAARELARLLREEAKVI, encoded by the coding sequence ATGAATTCGATCGTGTGCATCGCCTACGTTCCCGACACCGAGACGAAGATCAGGGTCGCCGCCGACGGGAAGTCGATCGACGAATCCGACGTGAAGTGGATCGTCTCTCCCTACGACGAGTACGCGCTGGAGGAGGCGATCAAGACGAAGGAATCGAAGGGCGCGGGGGCCGTGACCGTGCTTTCGCTCGGACCCGAGCGCGCGAAGACGGGCATCCGGGAGTGCCTCGCGCGCGGCGCGGACGACGGGATCTGGATCGACTCGAAGGGCGACGCCCTGGACGCCCTCGGCGTCGCCCGGAACATCGCCGCCGCCGTGAAGGACCTTCCCCGCGACGTCGTCTGGTTCGGACAGAAAGGGGTCGGGTTCGACGAGTCGCTCGTCGGACCGATGGTCGCCGAGCTCCTCGGCGTTCCGCACGTCGCCAACGTCGTCAAGTTCGAGGCCGGCGACGGGAAGGTCGTCTGCGAACGCGAGATCGAAGGCGCGCACGAGCACGTCGAGGCCCCGCTTCCCTGCGTGATCACCGCGCAGAAGGGGCTGAACGAGCCGCGTTACGCGTCGCTCAAGGGGATCATGGCGGCCAAGAAGAAGCCGATCCAGGAGCGCGCCGCCGAGACGTTCGCGCCGAAGACGACGCTCACCCGGCTCGAGCTCCCTCCGCCGCCGAAGCCGTGCCACTTCATTCCGGGAGGGGATCCGAAGTCCTCCGCCGAGGGCGCGGCGGCCGATCCCGCGGGCGCGGCGCGCGAGCTCGCGCGGCTGCTCCGCGAAGAAGCGAAGGTGATCTGA